The Bacillota bacterium genome includes a region encoding these proteins:
- a CDS encoding dodecin family protein, with product MPVVKVLELVGSSPNSFQEAVQNAVTEAARTVENITGVEVVNWTAEVQGQQVSEYRANVKVAFVVDNQKRKIRPGT from the coding sequence ATGCCGGTGGTCAAGGTTTTGGAACTGGTGGGTAGTTCGCCTAACAGCTTTCAGGAAGCGGTGCAGAATGCGGTGACGGAGGCTGCCCGCACGGTGGAAAACATCACGGGAGTCGAGGTGGTCAACTGGACCGCCGAGGTACAGGGGCAGCAGGTCTCCGAGTACCGGGCCAATGTCAAGGTAGCTTTCGTGGTGGACAATCAAAAGCGGAAGATCAGGCCGGGAACCTGA
- a CDS encoding SpoVA/SpoVAEb family sporulation membrane protein gives MSQARSPQQVYQQTARAMQPRRPIFKNTVLAFLVGGAICGLAQFFLSYLTARGLPQKEALAATSGFMVFWGALLTGLGVYDVIGRVGGMGAALPITGFANSMVSPALEFKREGYVLGVGAKLFTVAGPVIVYGLVSAVFVVLARWLITGHP, from the coding sequence ATGAGCCAGGCCAGATCCCCGCAGCAAGTTTATCAGCAGACGGCGCGGGCCATGCAGCCCCGACGTCCCATCTTTAAGAACACAGTGCTGGCATTCCTGGTAGGGGGCGCGATCTGTGGCCTGGCCCAGTTTTTCCTTTCCTACCTCACGGCCCGTGGCCTGCCCCAGAAAGAGGCTCTGGCGGCCACCTCCGGATTCATGGTGTTCTGGGGGGCGCTGCTGACCGGCCTGGGCGTGTACGACGTCATCGGCCGGGTGGGAGGAATGGGAGCTGCTCTCCCCATCACCGGGTTTGCCAACTCCATGGTCTCCCCGGCCCTTGAATTCAAACGGGAAGGTTACGTCCTGGGGGTGGGGGCCAAGCTGTTCACGGTAGCGGGCCCCGTCATCGTCTACGGTCTGGTTTCGGCTGTCTTCGTGGTTCTGGCCAGGTGGCTGATCACGGGCCACCCCTGA
- the spoVAD gene encoding stage V sporulation protein AD: MSKRLGQQTVVFSQPPIILSAASVVGPEEGNGPLGQYFDVVKQDRLLGQKSWELAEKLLCEEACDLAIKKVGFTPQRVDFFLAGDLLNQIITASFSAQTLGVPFLGLFGACSTLAEGLALGGMLLDGGFATCVLTACASHHDTAERQYRYPTELGVQRPPTAQWTVTGAGAVLLGLSGPGPRLTHCTVGKVISMGLKDPSDLGSAMAPAAAETIWQHLQDTGRLPADYDLIATGDLGAVGHPICGRLLADRGVALGENFTDCGLLIYDRKKQRVDAGGSGCGCSAVVFASYLVPRLVAKEIRRLLLVPTGALFSTTSWKQGQEIPAVAHAVAVEIPA; the protein is encoded by the coding sequence TTGTCCAAGCGGCTGGGACAGCAGACGGTGGTGTTTTCCCAACCACCGATCATTCTGAGCGCTGCCAGCGTAGTGGGTCCCGAAGAGGGTAACGGCCCCCTGGGTCAGTATTTCGATGTGGTTAAGCAGGACCGACTGCTGGGACAAAAGTCGTGGGAACTGGCGGAAAAGCTGCTGTGCGAGGAAGCCTGCGACCTTGCCATCAAGAAGGTGGGGTTTACTCCCCAGCGGGTGGATTTTTTCCTGGCCGGTGACCTGCTCAACCAGATCATCACCGCCAGCTTTTCCGCCCAGACCCTGGGTGTCCCCTTCCTGGGATTGTTCGGGGCCTGTTCCACCCTGGCCGAAGGGCTCGCCCTGGGGGGGATGCTGCTGGACGGGGGATTTGCCACCTGCGTGCTCACCGCGTGCGCCAGCCACCACGATACCGCCGAGAGGCAGTACCGCTACCCCACCGAGCTGGGAGTGCAGCGGCCTCCCACCGCCCAGTGGACGGTTACCGGGGCGGGAGCGGTGCTGCTCGGGTTGTCCGGCCCCGGCCCCCGGCTGACCCACTGCACCGTGGGAAAGGTTATCTCCATGGGGCTGAAGGACCCCTCCGACCTGGGCTCGGCCATGGCCCCGGCGGCAGCGGAGACCATCTGGCAGCACCTGCAGGACACCGGCCGCCTGCCGGCCGACTATGATCTCATCGCCACCGGAGACCTGGGGGCGGTGGGTCATCCCATCTGCGGGCGCCTGCTGGCCGACCGGGGAGTTGCCCTGGGGGAAAACTTCACGGACTGCGGGCTCCTCATTTACGACCGCAAAAAACAGCGGGTGGACGCGGGCGGTTCCGGCTGTGGCTGCTCGGCGGTGGTGTTTGCCTCATACCTGGTCCCCCGGCTGGTGGCAAAGGAAATCAGGCGGCTTCTGCTGGTGCCCACGGGGGCGCTGTTCAGCACGACCTCGTGGAAGCAGGGTCAGGAGATTCCGGCTGTCGCCCACGCGGTGGCAGTAGAAATTCCCGCCTGA
- a CDS encoding Fur family transcriptional regulator — MRLPAGAEQSILRSAGLRVTPQRVAILGFLRGSKAHPSPEMVYRELKPVYPGLSLNTVYQTLHALEEAGLLRRISMEENVYRYDANVAPHVHLVCRGCGRVEDCDGDLGPLLEQLGRAVAARSAWDIRAQDSCFYGYCPRCRQEQGESPQTGEEEV, encoded by the coding sequence ATGAGATTGCCGGCAGGGGCTGAACAGAGCATCTTGCGGTCAGCGGGTCTGCGCGTCACCCCTCAGCGCGTGGCGATCCTCGGGTTCCTGCGGGGCAGCAAGGCCCACCCCAGCCCGGAGATGGTGTACCGGGAACTCAAGCCCGTCTATCCGGGGCTGAGTCTTAACACGGTGTACCAGACCCTCCACGCCCTGGAGGAGGCGGGGCTGCTCCGGCGCATCAGCATGGAGGAGAACGTCTACCGGTACGACGCCAATGTAGCTCCCCACGTGCACCTGGTGTGCCGCGGCTGCGGGCGGGTGGAAGATTGTGACGGCGACCTGGGACCCCTGCTCGAACAGCTGGGACGGGCAGTGGCAGCCCGGTCCGCCTGGGACATCCGGGCCCAGGATTCCTGCTTCTACGGGTACTGCCCCCGCTGCCGGCAGGAACAGGGGGAGTCCCCGCAGACCGGAGAGGAGGAGGTCTGA
- a CDS encoding XRE family transcriptional regulator, with the protein MEPLSGAVKEGGEGSLGARLRRLRLEKGISLRALAQATGLTPSFLSQVERDLAEPSITSLRRIAEALSVPVFLLFVNSAGQSPVVRKHTRRMVHLPGSGLTYQLLVPDLNRQMEAIMTTVQPGGQTSEVPISHEGEEWTMVLRGRMVIHLADETYTLEEGDCIYYHASLPHLIRNGGEEELVVVSVMTPARF; encoded by the coding sequence TTGGAACCGCTGTCGGGCGCGGTGAAAGAGGGCGGTGAGGGCAGTCTGGGGGCCAGGCTCAGGCGGCTGCGCCTGGAGAAGGGGATCAGCCTGCGTGCCCTGGCCCAGGCCACGGGACTCACGCCCAGCTTCCTGAGTCAGGTGGAGCGAGACCTGGCTGAACCCTCCATTACCTCCCTGCGCCGTATCGCCGAGGCGCTTTCCGTGCCGGTATTTCTCCTTTTCGTGAACTCAGCCGGGCAGAGCCCTGTGGTGCGGAAGCACACGCGCCGCATGGTGCACCTGCCCGGCTCCGGACTCACCTACCAGTTGCTGGTACCTGACCTGAACCGCCAGATGGAGGCCATCATGACCACCGTGCAGCCGGGGGGCCAAACCTCAGAAGTGCCCATTAGCCACGAGGGCGAAGAGTGGACGATGGTCCTGAGAGGAAGGATGGTCATCCATCTGGCCGATGAGACGTACACCCTTGAGGAAGGCGATTGCATTTACTACCACGCCAGCCTGCCTCACCTGATCCGTAACGGGGGTGAGGAGGAACTGGTCGTGGTATCCGTCATGACCCCTGCCCGCTTCTAA
- a CDS encoding cyclic 2,3-diphosphoglycerate synthase codes for MSQTRVIIMGAAGRDFHDFNTVFRDDPRYQVVAFTATQIPDIANRTYPAELAGALYPDGIPIYPEEELPRLIRELRADAVVFSYSDVSHQYVMHRASLVLAEGADFWLLGPNRTMLRSRCPVLAVVAARTGSGKSQTSRKLVRLLREAGWRVVVVRHPMPYGDLRRQVCQRFASYQDLDEHRCTIEEREEYEPHLDRGAIVYAGVDYGRILRAAEEEADIIVWDGGNNDLPFFQPDYTVCVVDPHRAGHELSYHPGETNVRRAQAVVINKVDTARPEDVLAVRNNVVEVNPGALIIEAASPIFASDSSRVHGRRVLVVEDGPSVTHGEMPYGAGTVAARRWGAAELVDPRPFATGSIRDVYRKYPHLERVLPAMGYSPQQVRELEATINATPADLVVVATPIDLGRLIRIDKPAVRVRYELQEVGKPDLSDVVATFVETHLAQPTAVRSGQGS; via the coding sequence ATGTCGCAGACAAGAGTCATCATCATGGGAGCAGCCGGTCGCGACTTCCACGATTTCAACACGGTCTTTCGGGACGACCCCCGGTACCAGGTGGTGGCGTTCACCGCCACCCAGATCCCGGACATCGCCAACCGTACTTATCCCGCCGAGCTGGCGGGGGCACTGTACCCGGACGGCATCCCTATCTACCCGGAAGAGGAACTTCCCCGACTGATCCGGGAGCTCCGCGCGGACGCGGTGGTGTTCTCGTACAGCGACGTCAGCCACCAGTACGTGATGCACCGGGCGTCGCTGGTGCTGGCCGAAGGAGCTGACTTCTGGCTGCTGGGCCCCAACCGCACCATGCTGCGGTCTCGGTGCCCCGTGCTGGCCGTGGTGGCCGCCCGCACCGGCTCGGGGAAAAGCCAGACTTCCCGCAAGCTCGTCCGCCTCCTCCGAGAAGCGGGATGGCGGGTGGTGGTGGTCCGTCACCCCATGCCGTACGGCGACCTGCGCCGCCAGGTCTGCCAGCGCTTTGCCTCTTATCAGGACCTGGACGAGCACCGGTGCACCATCGAAGAGCGCGAGGAATATGAACCGCACCTGGACCGGGGGGCCATCGTGTACGCAGGGGTGGATTACGGCCGCATCCTTCGCGCCGCCGAAGAGGAGGCGGACATCATCGTCTGGGACGGTGGCAACAATGACCTCCCCTTCTTCCAACCCGACTACACGGTGTGCGTGGTCGATCCTCATCGCGCCGGTCACGAGTTGAGCTACCACCCCGGCGAAACCAACGTGCGGCGGGCACAGGCGGTGGTCATCAACAAGGTGGATACCGCCCGCCCCGAAGATGTGCTGGCCGTGCGCAACAACGTGGTCGAGGTCAACCCTGGGGCCCTGATCATCGAGGCCGCCTCCCCCATATTTGCCAGTGACTCGTCCCGCGTACACGGCCGCCGGGTTCTGGTGGTCGAGGACGGGCCCAGCGTCACCCACGGGGAGATGCCGTACGGTGCGGGGACCGTGGCCGCCCGGCGCTGGGGCGCAGCCGAACTGGTGGACCCTCGCCCCTTCGCTACCGGGAGCATCCGGGACGTGTACCGCAAGTATCCACACCTGGAGCGGGTTCTGCCGGCTATGGGATACAGCCCGCAGCAGGTGCGGGAACTGGAAGCTACCATCAACGCCACGCCCGCGGACCTGGTAGTGGTAGCCACCCCCATCGACCTGGGTCGCCTGATCAGGATCGACAAGCCGGCCGTGCGGGTAAGGTACGAGCTCCAGGAAGTCGGCAAGCCCGACCTGAGCGACGTGGTGGCAACCTTCGTGGAAACGCACCTGGCCCAACCGACCGCCGTTAGAAGCGGGCAGGGGTCATGA